The window TCCTGCGGTTCGAAGGGCACTACCACGGCTGGTCGGATGCGATCCACTGGTCGGCCCACCCATCGCCCGAGTCGTGGGGCCCGGACGACGCACCGACGGTCACGCCCGGATCGACCGGGATGCCCGCCGCCGTCGGCGACACGCTGGTGGTCGAGCGGTGGAACGACACCGCCGCGCTCGAGCGAGCGTTTGCCGCACACGGCGACCGCATAGCGGCCGTGATCACCGAGCCCATCCTGGGAAACTGCGGCGGCCTCATGCCGGCGGACGGCTACTTGGAGCGCATGCGCGAGCTTGCCACACAGGCCGGGGCACTGCTGATCTTCGACGAGGTCCTGACCGGCTTTCGAATCGGGTCCGGAGGCGCACAGCAGATGCTCGGCATCGAGCCGGACCTGACGGTCCTGGCCAAGGCGATCGGGGCGGGGTTCCCCGTCGCGGCGCTGGGCGGACGGCGCGAGGTGATGGAGCAGGCCGCCGACGGCCGGACCATGCACGGCGGTACCTACAACTCGAACATGCTGGTCTGCGCAGCGGTCATCGCCGCCTGCCGAGAGACCGGCGCGGAGGGGTTCTATGACCGTCTCAACGCGCGCGGCGCGCGACTCGCGAACGGTCTGGTTGAGGCGGCCCAAAACGCCGGCATGGACGCGTGCTGGAGCGGCGTCGGCGCCCTCTTCCAGCTCTGGTTCTCGGCCGATCCGCCCCGCGACTACCGAGAGGCGCACGCCATCGCCGCGCGTAGCCCGTTCTTCTCCCTCTACCGGGAGCTACGCGACCGCCGGGTGCTGATCCAGCCTCCCCAGGAGGGATTGTGGTTGATCTCAGGCGCGCACAGCGACGACGACGTCGACCGCACGCTGGAGGCGGCGGTGGACGCCATGCCCGCGGTGGCGCAGGCGCTCGCCGACGGTACCGTCGGCCCGATGGGCGGCCTGCGATGAGCGCGGCGCGAGTGGCAGCCACGATGGCGGCGCTCTGCACGGTGCTCGCAGGCTGCGGCGGGGGCAGCGGTTCCGCCGGCGGCTCGGGTGGGGGCACCCCGGTGAACGGCGGCATCCTCCAGGCGGGCATCCCGGGAAACCCGGACCACCTCGACCCGGCGCTGTCCTACACCAACGAAGGCTGGGAGATCCTCGAGGCGACGAACAACGGGCTGCTGACCTTCAAGAAGGTGGCGGGCGGGGCCGGCGCACAGGTCGTTCCGGACATCGCGAGCGCCATGCCGACGGTCGGCGACGGCGGCACCACCTACACGTTCCACCTCCGGTCAGGCGTGATGTTCTCGTCGCCCGTGAACCGCGAGGTCAAGCCGTCCGACTTCAAGTTCTCGATCGAGCGGCTGTTCCGAGTGGACTCCGGCGGCGTCGGATTCTTCACGGGGATCGCGGGCGCGGAGCAGTACGCGAAGACGCGAAAGGGCGGAATCCCCGGGATCGTCGCGGACGACAAGGCGATGACGATCACGTTCCATCTGACGAAGCCTGACGGCACCTTCGATGACTACATCGCGACGCCGTTCGCCTTCGCCCTGCCGGTGGGCACGCCCGACAAGGACATCTCCACGATCGCGCAGTGGCGCGTCGCGACGGGGCCTTACCGGATCACGGACTACGTGCCCCACCAGACGATCGCGATCCGGCGCAACGCGACGTTCCACTCGTGGACGGCCGACACGCCGAATGGCCACATCGACGGCATCGACGTGCACATCGGCGTGACGCCGGAGCAGTCGGTCAACGAGATCGCGGACGGGCAGTTGGACTGGTATTTCGAATCGGTCCCGCCGGACCGGTTGACGGCCCTGAAGGCGCAGTACCCCGACCAGGTCTTCCCCTTCACCCGAAACAACACGACCTTCTTCGTCATGAACGAGCGCAAGTACCCGTTCACGAAGCTCGCGGTGCGCCAGGCGGTCAACTATGCGATCGACCGCAACGCCCTGGTCAAGATCTACGGCGGCCAGGGCACGCCGACCGAGAACATCGTGCCCCCCGGGTTCGGCGGCGCATACAAGCCGCACCACCTGTACCCGCACGATCTCGACCGGGCGCGGAAGCTGATCCAGCAGGCGGGGGTAGAAGGAGCGCAGGTGACAGTGTGGGGCCACAACACGGAGCCGACGCCGGCCGCCGTGCAGTACCTGGCGGGCGTGCTCAACCAGATCGGGCTCAAGGCCACCGTGAAGACGTTCGACGAGTCCGTCTACTGGGACACGATCGCCAGCGAGAAGGGAGATCCCCAGATCATGTTCAACGACTGGAACGAGGACTATCCCGAGGCTCAGGACTGGATCGACGTGATGCTGAACGGCGAGCATATTGTCAATGTCGGCAACAACGACATCTCGAATACCAACGTCCCGGCGTACAACAAGCTGATCGACAGGGCGAAGGCGATGCCGCTCGGCCCGGCCCGCAACGCCATCTGGGCGAAGCTCGACGAGCTGTTCATGAAGAACGACGCCGGCTGGGCGCCGTTCATGAACCGCGAATGGCCCAAGTTCGTGTCCAA is drawn from Gaiellales bacterium and contains these coding sequences:
- a CDS encoding ABC transporter substrate-binding protein, translating into MSAARVAATMAALCTVLAGCGGGSGSAGGSGGGTPVNGGILQAGIPGNPDHLDPALSYTNEGWEILEATNNGLLTFKKVAGGAGAQVVPDIASAMPTVGDGGTTYTFHLRSGVMFSSPVNREVKPSDFKFSIERLFRVDSGGVGFFTGIAGAEQYAKTRKGGIPGIVADDKAMTITFHLTKPDGTFDDYIATPFAFALPVGTPDKDISTIAQWRVATGPYRITDYVPHQTIAIRRNATFHSWTADTPNGHIDGIDVHIGVTPEQSVNEIADGQLDWYFESVPPDRLTALKAQYPDQVFPFTRNNTTFFVMNERKYPFTKLAVRQAVNYAIDRNALVKIYGGQGTPTENIVPPGFGGAYKPHHLYPHDLDRARKLIQQAGVEGAQVTVWGHNTEPTPAAVQYLAGVLNQIGLKATVKTFDESVYWDTIASEKGDPQIMFNDWNEDYPEAQDWIDVMLNGEHIVNVGNNDISNTNVPAYNKLIDRAKAMPLGPARNAIWAKLDELFMKNDAGWAPFMNREWPKFVSKRLHGLVFNGTYFELFPSMWLSK
- a CDS encoding aspartate aminotransferase family protein, translating into MITTRSQQLFDQAARTLVGGVGSGTRSPRSGWLPAPVFVRSGDGAWLTDEDGNRYLDYVMGQGPLILGHRPRTVIEQVTRTLEERGSLVSLAHDLEGQAAEAIVSRMPAVDLVRFSSSGTEAAMYALRFARAFTGRDLILRFEGHYHGWSDAIHWSAHPSPESWGPDDAPTVTPGSTGMPAAVGDTLVVERWNDTAALERAFAAHGDRIAAVITEPILGNCGGLMPADGYLERMRELATQAGALLIFDEVLTGFRIGSGGAQQMLGIEPDLTVLAKAIGAGFPVAALGGRREVMEQAADGRTMHGGTYNSNMLVCAAVIAACRETGAEGFYDRLNARGARLANGLVEAAQNAGMDACWSGVGALFQLWFSADPPRDYREAHAIAARSPFFSLYRELRDRRVLIQPPQEGLWLISGAHSDDDVDRTLEAAVDAMPAVAQALADGTVGPMGGLR